In Thermoflexus sp., one DNA window encodes the following:
- a CDS encoding ATP-binding cassette domain-containing protein: MRETVLRAEGFCKGFGRMRVVEDLSLEVKRGEVVGLLGPNGSGKTTSLHFRSPDPGGADKGGL; encoded by the coding sequence ATGAGGGAAACGGTGCTGCGGGCGGAGGGGTTCTGCAAGGGGTTCGGTCGCATGCGGGTGGTGGAAGATCTCTCGCTGGAGGTGAAGCGAGGGGAGGTCGTGGGGCTGCTGGGGCCGAACGGATCGGGGAAAACCACCTCCTTGCATTTTCGCTCTCCAGACCCCGGCGGCGCCGATAAAGGCGGCCTTTGA
- a CDS encoding LppX_LprAFG lipoprotein, protein MRGSRGWKSRDEPIHGLRPEPAPTLPPSEILARARSVHFVLERTGAPEYLDFARTRMLRRVEGDVVQPDRLQGVVRVFSLGAITEIRVLRISDRAWIALSGVGRWEELTPERGVVIDPRVFFDAERGLPAQMARASLPEVRMETLEGTRVYHLYGELDSGPLAEWSAGMITGRLQADLWVDAGRFRILRVRLMERESDPQDPTVWQLTLSSFDRPIEIHPPGESGRSDLQ, encoded by the coding sequence ATGCGGGGGTCTCGAGGATGGAAATCCAGAGATGAGCCGATCCACGGCCTCCGCCCGGAGCCGGCCCCGACGCTTCCCCCTTCGGAGATCCTGGCCCGGGCCCGGAGCGTCCATTTCGTCCTGGAGCGGACCGGGGCGCCGGAGTATCTGGACTTCGCCCGGACGAGGATGCTTCGCCGGGTGGAAGGGGATGTGGTCCAGCCGGATCGCCTGCAGGGCGTCGTGCGGGTCTTCAGCCTGGGGGCGATCACCGAGATCCGCGTCCTCCGCATCAGCGATCGCGCCTGGATCGCCCTGTCGGGCGTGGGACGCTGGGAGGAGCTGACCCCGGAGCGAGGCGTGGTGATCGATCCCCGGGTGTTCTTCGATGCGGAGCGGGGCCTCCCGGCGCAGATGGCCCGGGCGTCCCTTCCGGAGGTCCGGATGGAGACCCTGGAGGGCACCCGGGTTTATCATCTTTATGGGGAACTGGATAGCGGGCCGCTGGCCGAATGGTCCGCCGGGATGATCACGGGGCGGCTGCAGGCGGACCTCTGGGTAGATGCCGGGCGCTTCCGGATCCTGCGCGTCCGCCTCATGGAGCGGGAGAGCGATCCCCAGGATCCCACGGTGTGGCAGCTGACCCTCTCGTCGTTCGATCGCCCCATCGAGATCCATCCGCCGGGAGAGTCCGGTAGATCGGATCTTCAGTAG
- the trmFO gene encoding methylenetetrahydrofolate--tRNA-(uracil(54)-C(5))-methyltransferase (FADH(2)-oxidizing) TrmFO — MTAELIVIGGGLAGSEAAWQAAQRGIRVRLYEMRPYRLTPAHTTGWLAEIICSNSLGSDELENASGLLKAELRRLGSLLMACADRTAVPAGKALAVDRELFARCVTEHIESHPRITVIREEVTEIPDRPCIIATGPLTSDALAAAIQRLTGQEYLYFYDAISPIVAADSIDMTICFKGSRYGRGQEPDGDYINCPMTKEEYEAFVDALIHAETIELRDFEREDPRFFEACLPIEVLAKRGRDALAYGPLRPTGLIDPRTGRPPYAVVQLRRDNRAGTMYSMVGFQTNLKWPEQRRVFRMIPGLQNAEFLRYGQMHRNTYINAPALLEPTMQFRGRPDLFFAGQITGAEGYVGNIATGLVAGVNAARLLKGQPPLIFPITTMIGALCDYLARADPRDFQPMKANFGLLPPLERPPRDKRARALAYARRALEDLERFWAESGEDRHIER, encoded by the coding sequence GTGACGGCGGAGCTTATCGTGATCGGCGGAGGGCTGGCGGGGTCGGAGGCGGCATGGCAGGCCGCCCAGCGGGGCATCCGCGTCCGGCTGTATGAGATGCGGCCCTATCGGCTCACGCCCGCCCACACCACCGGATGGCTGGCGGAGATCATCTGCTCGAACTCCCTGGGCTCGGACGAGCTGGAGAACGCCTCAGGGCTGCTCAAGGCGGAGCTGCGGCGCCTGGGCTCGCTGCTGATGGCCTGCGCCGACCGCACCGCCGTGCCCGCCGGCAAGGCCCTGGCGGTCGACCGGGAGCTCTTCGCCCGCTGCGTGACGGAGCACATCGAAAGCCACCCCCGGATCACGGTCATCCGGGAGGAGGTGACTGAGATCCCCGATCGCCCATGCATCATCGCCACCGGGCCGCTGACCTCGGACGCGCTGGCCGCCGCGATCCAGCGCCTGACCGGCCAGGAGTATCTTTACTTTTACGACGCCATCTCGCCCATCGTGGCCGCCGACTCCATCGATATGACCATCTGCTTCAAGGGCTCCCGATATGGCCGGGGGCAGGAGCCCGATGGGGATTACATCAACTGCCCGATGACGAAAGAAGAATACGAAGCCTTTGTGGACGCCCTGATCCATGCGGAGACGATCGAATTACGGGATTTCGAGCGGGAGGACCCGCGGTTTTTCGAGGCCTGCCTGCCCATCGAGGTGCTGGCGAAGCGGGGGCGCGACGCCCTGGCCTACGGCCCGCTCCGGCCCACCGGCCTGATCGACCCCCGCACCGGCCGCCCGCCCTATGCGGTGGTCCAGCTGCGGCGAGACAACCGGGCGGGGACGATGTATAGCATGGTGGGGTTCCAGACCAACCTCAAGTGGCCGGAGCAGCGGCGGGTGTTCCGCATGATCCCGGGCCTGCAGAACGCGGAGTTCCTCCGCTACGGCCAGATGCACCGGAACACCTACATCAACGCGCCGGCCCTGCTGGAGCCGACCATGCAGTTCCGGGGGCGACCGGACCTCTTCTTCGCCGGCCAGATCACCGGCGCGGAGGGCTATGTGGGGAACATCGCCACCGGGCTGGTGGCCGGGGTGAACGCCGCCCGCCTGCTGAAGGGCCAGCCACCGCTGATCTTCCCGATCACCACGATGATCGGGGCCCTGTGCGACTATCTGGCCCGTGCGGACCCCCGGGACTTCCAGCCCATGAAGGCCAACTTCGGGCTGCTGCCGCCCCTGGAGCGACCGCCCCGGGATAAGCGGGCGCGGGCCCTCGCCTACGCGCGCCGGGCCCTGGAAGATCTGGAGCGCTTCTGGGCGGAGAGCGGAGAGGACCGCCATATAGAGCGTTGA
- the carB gene encoding carbamoyl-phosphate synthase large subunit, with protein MPRRTDIRSILVIGSGPIVIGQAAEFDYSGTQALKALRREGYRVILVNSNPATIMTDPEFADATYIEPLTLEILEQIIARERPDALLPTLGGQTALNLATALYESGVLARYGVELIGASPRAIRIAEDRLAFKEAMERAGLEVPHSILARSIEEAVEFAERAGYPVLIRPSFTLGGTGAGIARSREELIDRVDLALRLSPVGSALIEESLLGWKEFELEVMRDRHDNFVVVCAIENLDPMGVHTGDSITLAPAQTLTDKEYQRMRDWARAVMSAVGVETGGSNVQFAVNPRDGRMRVIEMNPRVSRSSALASKATGFPIAKIAALLAVGYTLDEIRNEITRRTVAAFEPAIDYVVVKIPRWAFEKFPGADPTLGPQMKSVGEVMAIGRTFKEALQKAMRGLEIGAKGFEGFPPERRPGDLRAALACPNPERLRAVHDALMEGMAVEEISALTGYDPWFVVQMAELVERERELRRYTLTTVPAALLRQAKREGFSDAQLAALWGCTEGEVRQRREAAGIRPHYAQVDTCAAEFEAYTPYLYSHYEEGDEAPPTDRPRVVIIGSGPNRIGQGIEFDYSCCQAAFALREMGIESIMVNSNPETVSTDYDTSDRLYFEPLTLEDVLNIVERERPLGVIVQFGGQTALNLTLPLHRAGVPILGTSPDAIDLAEDRGRFSALLRDLDIPQPEHGTATSIREALEVAARIGYPVLVRPSYVLGGRAMAICYDEETLKAYMEEAVWVSPERPVLIDRFLEDAYEAEVDAVADGKRVVIGGILQHIEEAGVHSGDSACVLPPYKISRYHLQIIEEYTERIALALGVRGLINIQFAIKDDIVYVLEANPRASRTVPFISKATGVPLARIATRVMLGQTLEEIGFTRSPEVRAFFVKEAVLPFRKLPGSDAILGPEMKSTGEVMGWAETFGHAFAKAEMAAGDALPLSGTVLLSVNDFDKGSVLKIARDFYRLGFRLMATRGTAEALRRVGLPVEVVNKVSEGSPHVVDAIREGRVQLILNTPLGPRAYTDGMRIRQAAVRYGVPLLTTLSAAAAAVQAIRAMRERAFTVKSLQEYYRERMPSHL; from the coding sequence ATGCCGCGACGGACGGATATCCGCTCCATCCTGGTGATCGGTTCGGGACCCATTGTGATCGGCCAGGCGGCCGAGTTCGATTACTCGGGAACCCAGGCCCTCAAGGCCCTGCGGCGGGAGGGCTATCGGGTGATCCTGGTGAACTCGAACCCGGCCACGATCATGACCGACCCGGAGTTCGCGGACGCCACCTACATCGAGCCCCTGACGCTGGAGATCCTGGAGCAGATCATCGCCCGGGAGCGGCCGGACGCGTTGCTCCCCACCCTGGGCGGGCAGACCGCGTTGAACCTGGCGACGGCCCTTTACGAAAGCGGCGTGCTCGCCCGCTACGGCGTGGAGCTGATCGGCGCTTCGCCCCGGGCGATCCGGATCGCGGAGGATCGCCTGGCGTTTAAGGAGGCGATGGAGCGGGCCGGGCTGGAGGTTCCCCACAGCATCCTGGCCCGTTCGATAGAGGAGGCGGTGGAGTTCGCGGAACGCGCAGGCTATCCCGTGCTGATCCGCCCCTCCTTCACCCTGGGCGGCACCGGGGCCGGCATCGCCCGTTCCCGGGAGGAGCTGATCGACCGGGTGGATCTCGCCCTGCGCCTCAGCCCCGTGGGCTCCGCCCTGATCGAGGAATCGCTCCTGGGATGGAAAGAGTTCGAGCTGGAGGTCATGCGCGACCGCCACGACAACTTCGTGGTGGTGTGCGCCATCGAGAACCTGGACCCGATGGGCGTGCACACCGGGGATTCCATCACCCTGGCGCCCGCCCAGACCCTCACCGACAAGGAATATCAGCGGATGCGGGATTGGGCGCGGGCAGTGATGAGCGCGGTGGGGGTGGAGACGGGCGGCTCCAACGTCCAGTTCGCGGTGAACCCCCGGGACGGCCGGATGCGGGTCATCGAGATGAACCCGCGGGTCTCCCGCTCCTCCGCCCTGGCCTCCAAGGCCACGGGCTTCCCCATCGCCAAGATCGCTGCCCTCCTGGCCGTGGGCTACACCCTGGATGAGATCCGCAATGAGATCACGCGGCGCACCGTGGCCGCCTTCGAGCCGGCCATCGACTATGTGGTGGTGAAGATCCCCCGCTGGGCCTTCGAGAAATTCCCCGGCGCGGATCCTACCCTGGGACCCCAGATGAAATCTGTGGGGGAGGTGATGGCCATCGGGCGGACCTTCAAGGAGGCGCTCCAGAAGGCGATGCGGGGGTTGGAGATCGGGGCGAAGGGATTCGAGGGGTTCCCCCCGGAGCGGCGGCCGGGGGACCTGCGGGCCGCCCTGGCTTGCCCGAACCCGGAGCGCCTGCGGGCCGTCCACGATGCCCTCATGGAGGGCATGGCCGTGGAGGAGATCAGCGCCCTGACCGGTTATGATCCCTGGTTCGTCGTCCAGATGGCGGAGCTGGTGGAGCGGGAGCGGGAGCTGCGCCGCTACACGCTGACAACGGTGCCGGCCGCGTTGCTCCGCCAGGCCAAGCGCGAGGGGTTCTCCGACGCCCAGCTGGCCGCCCTCTGGGGCTGCACCGAGGGAGAGGTCCGGCAGCGCCGTGAGGCGGCGGGCATCCGCCCGCACTATGCCCAGGTGGACACCTGCGCCGCGGAGTTCGAGGCCTATACGCCTTACCTTTACAGCCATTATGAGGAAGGGGATGAGGCGCCTCCCACGGATCGCCCCAGGGTGGTGATCATCGGCAGCGGGCCGAACCGCATCGGGCAGGGGATCGAGTTCGATTACAGCTGCTGTCAGGCGGCCTTCGCCCTGCGGGAGATGGGGATCGAATCGATCATGGTGAACTCCAACCCGGAGACAGTGAGCACGGACTATGATACCTCGGACCGCCTGTATTTCGAGCCGCTGACTCTGGAGGATGTGCTGAACATCGTCGAACGGGAGCGGCCCCTTGGCGTCATTGTGCAATTCGGCGGGCAGACGGCGCTCAACCTCACCCTCCCCCTGCATCGGGCGGGAGTGCCCATCCTGGGCACCTCCCCCGACGCCATCGATCTGGCAGAGGATCGGGGCCGCTTCAGCGCCCTGCTCCGGGATCTGGATATCCCGCAGCCAGAGCACGGGACAGCGACCTCGATCCGGGAAGCCCTGGAGGTCGCCGCGCGCATCGGCTACCCCGTGCTGGTCCGGCCCAGCTATGTGCTGGGCGGGCGCGCGATGGCCATCTGCTACGATGAGGAAACCCTGAAGGCCTATATGGAGGAAGCGGTCTGGGTCTCGCCGGAGCGCCCGGTGCTGATCGATCGGTTCCTCGAAGACGCGTATGAGGCGGAAGTGGATGCCGTGGCCGATGGGAAGCGGGTGGTCATCGGGGGCATCCTTCAGCATATCGAGGAGGCGGGGGTGCATTCGGGGGATTCCGCCTGCGTGCTTCCCCCTTATAAAATCTCCCGCTACCACCTTCAGATCATCGAGGAATACACCGAGCGGATCGCCCTGGCCCTGGGGGTGCGGGGGCTGATCAACATCCAGTTCGCCATCAAAGACGACATCGTCTACGTCCTGGAAGCCAACCCGCGGGCCTCTCGCACCGTCCCCTTCATCAGCAAGGCCACCGGCGTCCCCCTGGCGCGGATCGCCACCCGGGTGATGCTGGGGCAGACCCTCGAGGAGATCGGCTTTACCCGCTCCCCTGAGGTCCGGGCGTTCTTCGTGAAAGAGGCGGTGCTGCCCTTCCGGAAGCTGCCGGGGTCCGACGCCATCCTGGGGCCGGAGATGAAATCCACCGGAGAAGTGATGGGCTGGGCGGAGACCTTCGGCCATGCCTTCGCCAAGGCGGAGATGGCGGCCGGGGACGCGCTGCCGCTGAGCGGGACGGTGCTGCTTTCGGTGAACGATTTCGACAAGGGAAGCGTGCTGAAGATCGCCCGGGACTTCTATCGACTGGGCTTCCGGCTGATGGCCACGCGGGGGACGGCGGAGGCGCTGCGGCGGGTGGGGCTCCCGGTGGAGGTGGTGAACAAGGTCAGCGAGGGCTCTCCCCACGTGGTGGATGCCATCCGGGAGGGACGAGTGCAGCTGATCCTGAACACGCCCCTGGGCCCGCGAGCCTACACGGACGGCATGCGGATCCGCCAGGCGGCGGTGCGGTATGGTGTGCCGCTGCTCACCACCCTCTCGGCAGCCGCAGCCGCTGTCCAGGCCATCCGGGCCATGCGGGAACGCGCCTTCACGGTGAAAAGCCTCCAGGAGTATTACAGGGAACGGATGCCCTCGCACCTATAA